One genomic window of Tatumella citrea includes the following:
- a CDS encoding aldo/keto reductase, which produces MQTVKLNNGIEMPLLGFGVFQMSDAAECERAVLDAIDTGYRLIYTAASYQNETQVGNALKQTDIARDELFVTTKLWLQDTHYEGAKAQFERSLNRLQLDYVDLYLIHQPYGDVHGAWRAMEELQQAGKIRAIGVSNFHPDRLADLIAFNKVAPAVNQIEVNPFNQQLHAVPWMQSRGIQPEAWAPFAEGKNGLFQHPVLTAIGQKYGKSVGQVVLRWIFQRGIVSLAKSVRKERMQENINILDFELSSEEMLQITALDTATSAFFSHRDPAMVEWLTGRKLDV; this is translated from the coding sequence ATGCAAACTGTAAAACTGAACAACGGTATTGAAATGCCCCTGCTGGGCTTTGGTGTGTTTCAGATGTCTGATGCCGCTGAATGCGAAAGAGCCGTACTTGATGCTATCGATACAGGATACCGCCTGATCTATACCGCCGCGTCTTACCAGAATGAAACCCAGGTCGGGAACGCACTGAAACAGACCGATATCGCTCGTGACGAACTGTTTGTCACCACCAAACTGTGGTTGCAGGATACTCATTACGAAGGCGCTAAAGCACAGTTCGAACGCTCCCTGAATCGACTGCAACTTGATTACGTTGACCTGTACCTGATTCACCAGCCTTACGGTGATGTCCACGGGGCGTGGCGTGCCATGGAAGAATTACAACAGGCTGGCAAAATTCGTGCTATTGGCGTCAGCAACTTCCATCCTGACCGACTGGCTGACCTTATCGCCTTCAACAAAGTTGCCCCTGCGGTAAACCAGATTGAAGTTAACCCCTTTAACCAGCAGCTTCATGCCGTGCCATGGATGCAAAGCCGTGGTATTCAGCCCGAAGCCTGGGCTCCGTTTGCTGAGGGTAAAAATGGCCTGTTCCAGCATCCCGTGCTGACGGCAATAGGTCAGAAGTACGGCAAAAGCGTAGGCCAGGTAGTACTGCGCTGGATCTTCCAGCGAGGCATCGTTTCATTGGCCAAATCGGTCCGAAAAGAACGCATGCAGGAGAACATCAACATTCTCGACTTTGAACTCAGCTCTGAAGAGATGCTGCAGATTACTGCCCTCGACACCGCCACCAGCGCCTTCTTCTCTCACCGCGACCCGGCGATGGTGGAATGGCTGACTGGCCGCAAACTGGATGTTTAA
- a CDS encoding LysR family transcriptional regulator: MARENLNDLMAFIVVAREKSFTKAAAHLGVSQSALSHTIRTLESRLGMKLLTRTTRSISLTDLGQSMLDDLGPYIDGIQGRLQSLKDLNSKAAGTVRISTSDYAIGSVIWPKLEPLLKEYPDITLELIDDYALTDIVSGRFDAGTRLGEQISNGMISVRIGPDVRFAVVGSPDYFSRHTLPQHPNDLIDHNCINLRFPTHGNLYVWEFEKEGKSLNVKVGGQLVFSRIYQNLQAATEGYGLAHVPRDIAEKQLASGELISVLEDWCPYWEGYYIYYPENRNHSKAFELVIDALRHYRHP; encoded by the coding sequence TTGGCACGGGAAAACCTTAATGATTTAATGGCGTTTATAGTGGTGGCGCGTGAAAAGAGTTTTACCAAAGCAGCGGCCCATTTAGGCGTTTCACAATCAGCGCTTAGCCATACTATTCGCACCCTCGAATCCCGTCTTGGGATGAAACTTCTGACCCGCACCACACGCAGTATTTCGTTAACCGATCTAGGGCAATCCATGCTCGATGACCTCGGCCCTTATATCGATGGTATCCAGGGGCGATTACAGTCACTGAAAGACCTCAACAGTAAAGCCGCCGGTACGGTACGTATCTCAACGTCGGATTATGCGATAGGCTCAGTGATATGGCCTAAGCTTGAACCACTACTTAAGGAATACCCGGATATTACTCTGGAGTTGATTGACGACTATGCTCTGACGGATATTGTCTCCGGCCGTTTTGACGCGGGTACACGACTCGGTGAACAAATATCTAATGGCATGATTTCAGTGCGCATCGGCCCGGATGTACGCTTCGCTGTGGTGGGTTCTCCAGACTATTTTTCCCGGCACACTTTGCCACAGCACCCTAACGATCTTATTGATCACAACTGCATCAATCTTCGGTTTCCCACCCACGGTAATTTGTATGTCTGGGAGTTTGAAAAAGAGGGTAAGAGCCTGAATGTCAAAGTCGGCGGTCAGCTTGTGTTTAGTCGTATCTATCAAAATCTGCAGGCCGCGACAGAAGGATACGGACTGGCACATGTTCCCCGCGATATCGCTGAGAAACAGCTCGCCTCCGGCGAACTGATCAGCGTCCTTGAAGACTGGTGCCCTTACTGGGAAGGTTATTACATTTACTACCCGGAAAATCGAAATCATTCGAAAGCTTTCGAGCTTGTGATTGACGCGCTGCGCCACTACAGACATCCCTGA
- a CDS encoding carboxymuconolactone decarboxylase family protein: MINRVLLAIVPLLLMSGCISHTTQNRSSKMIPQDAHGAVAEVAPAMAAYAQRFIEKDLWNRPELSRRDRSLVTVAALISRNDTAELPYYLNVALDSGVKPAEISEVITHLAFYAGWPNATSAALAARNVFSQRHIDTASLPGDKVDFLPLDKESENQRATMVESNFGEVSPGVVKYTTDALFQDLWLRPGLAPRDRSLVTVSALVTAGQVAQVPYHLNRAMNNGLTRTQASEVLTQLAFVAGWPNIFSALPVFKEVFAGRNTA, encoded by the coding sequence ATGATAAACAGGGTATTACTGGCTATTGTTCCTCTGTTATTGATGAGCGGATGCATTTCCCATACCACGCAAAACAGGAGTTCAAAAATGATACCACAAGATGCACATGGCGCTGTTGCTGAAGTCGCACCCGCTATGGCGGCGTATGCTCAACGATTTATTGAGAAAGATCTCTGGAATCGTCCGGAGCTATCGCGCCGTGATCGCAGTCTGGTCACGGTTGCAGCACTCATCAGCCGTAATGATACCGCTGAGCTTCCATACTATCTTAATGTGGCGCTGGATAGCGGCGTAAAACCCGCTGAAATTTCGGAGGTCATTACTCACCTGGCATTTTATGCTGGCTGGCCAAATGCTACCTCTGCGGCACTGGCTGCACGTAACGTATTTTCGCAACGCCATATTGATACGGCATCATTGCCAGGTGATAAAGTGGATTTTCTCCCACTGGATAAAGAGTCTGAAAACCAACGTGCCACCATGGTTGAGTCAAACTTTGGCGAGGTATCTCCGGGTGTAGTGAAATACACCACGGATGCGCTATTCCAGGACCTGTGGCTGCGGCCTGGTCTGGCACCACGGGACCGGAGTCTGGTCACCGTCAGCGCACTGGTGACCGCCGGACAAGTGGCACAAGTGCCTTATCATCTCAACCGTGCAATGAATAATGGTTTGACCCGGACTCAGGCCTCAGAGGTGCTGACGCAGTTGGCCTTTGTGGCGGGTTGGCCAAACATTTTCTCGGCATTACCTGTATTTAAAGAAGTATTTGCAGGCAGAAATACCGCATAA
- a CDS encoding (R)-mandelonitrile lyase, whose amino-acid sequence MTEELTIAEPADHFTGRAYIDPLFSPVAPQRTGAAYVTFVPGARSDWHTHPLGQTLVITSGTGWVQEWGGERKTVHAGDVVQCPPGVKHWHGATDNTTMVHMAIQESNDKGENVNWLEKVSDDQYLQAGEHE is encoded by the coding sequence ATTACAGAGGAACTAACGATTGCTGAACCCGCTGACCACTTTACCGGGCGTGCTTACATTGACCCACTTTTTTCACCGGTTGCACCGCAAAGAACCGGAGCAGCCTATGTCACTTTCGTTCCGGGTGCGCGATCTGACTGGCATACTCATCCGCTTGGGCAGACGCTGGTGATAACCTCCGGTACCGGCTGGGTACAGGAGTGGGGTGGAGAACGGAAAACGGTGCACGCAGGGGATGTTGTTCAATGCCCACCGGGGGTTAAGCACTGGCACGGCGCTACGGATAACACCACGATGGTTCATATGGCCATTCAGGAATCGAATGACAAAGGTGAAAACGTAAACTGGCTTGAAAAAGTCAGTGATGATCAGTATCTGCAGGCGGGAGAACATGAATGA
- a CDS encoding NAD(P)-dependent alcohol dehydrogenase, translating to MKTIGYAAHDSDAKLVPYHFERRDLRENDVAIEILYCGVCHSDLHTVNGDWGPQAYPLIPGHEIVGVVTSVAQNVKKYHAGDHVAVGCMVDSCMHCDQCEHGEEQFCRNGMTPTYGAPDRISGEVTQGGYSKHIVVREEFVLRVPENMDLAKTAPILCAGITTFSPLRTWNVGPGSRIGVIGLGGLGHMAVKLAVAMGAVVTVISRNKNKEDEAKALGAKGILPSSDPQALQDSAAAFDLIIDTVPVKHDLNIYTPLLDIDGSLVIVGQVGMMDEPLTIPLVMGRRRVAGSLIGGIAETQEVLDFCAKHDVYPECEMINIDSINDAFARLAEGDMAHRFVIDMASLSAE from the coding sequence ATGAAAACGATTGGTTATGCAGCGCACGATTCTGACGCGAAACTTGTTCCCTATCATTTTGAACGTCGCGATTTACGTGAAAACGATGTCGCCATTGAAATTCTCTACTGCGGCGTTTGTCATTCAGACTTGCATACGGTCAATGGCGACTGGGGTCCGCAGGCTTATCCATTGATCCCCGGACACGAGATAGTAGGGGTCGTCACGTCCGTGGCGCAGAACGTCAAAAAATATCATGCAGGTGATCATGTTGCCGTTGGCTGCATGGTGGATAGCTGTATGCACTGTGATCAGTGTGAGCATGGCGAAGAGCAATTTTGTCGTAACGGTATGACGCCTACCTATGGCGCACCGGACCGCATTAGCGGTGAAGTCACTCAGGGTGGATACTCCAAACATATTGTCGTACGTGAAGAGTTTGTTCTGCGCGTACCGGAAAATATGGACCTGGCAAAGACCGCACCTATCCTCTGTGCTGGTATTACTACCTTCTCTCCGCTGCGTACCTGGAATGTTGGTCCGGGAAGCCGTATTGGCGTGATAGGTTTAGGTGGCCTGGGCCATATGGCGGTTAAGCTGGCCGTCGCGATGGGGGCCGTGGTGACCGTCATCAGCCGCAATAAGAACAAGGAAGACGAAGCAAAAGCGCTGGGTGCGAAAGGTATTCTGCCTTCCTCTGATCCGCAGGCATTACAGGACTCAGCCGCCGCATTCGATTTAATTATTGATACAGTGCCCGTTAAGCATGACCTGAATATCTATACTCCGCTATTAGATATTGATGGTTCATTAGTTATTGTAGGTCAGGTGGGGATGATGGATGAACCACTCACTATCCCTCTGGTCATGGGGCGCCGCCGCGTCGCTGGCTCGCTTATCGGTGGCATTGCAGAAACTCAGGAAGTCCTGGATTTCTGTGCAAAGCATGATGTCTATCCTGAGTGCGAAATGATTAATATCGACAGTATAAACGATGCGTTCGCCCGTCTTGCCGAGGGTGACATGGCCCACCGCTTCGTCATTGATATGGCTTCGCTTAGCGCAGAATAA